The Thalassotalea psychrophila genome window below encodes:
- a CDS encoding secondary thiamine-phosphate synthase enzyme YjbQ, whose protein sequence is MWYQQQIILKAKSRGFHLIDDEINGQLLQIKNIEAGLLHLFLQHTSASLTINENADPTVLGDLERHFNKFVPENALYYQHDYEGSDDMPAHIKCSTLGCQLTIPISNGQLALGTWQGVYLCEHRNHASQRRVIATLHGE, encoded by the coding sequence ATGTGGTATCAACAACAAATTATACTTAAGGCGAAAAGCCGAGGTTTTCATTTAATTGATGATGAAATAAATGGCCAACTGCTGCAAATTAAAAATATAGAAGCCGGTTTACTACATTTATTTTTGCAGCATACTTCAGCATCTTTAACAATAAATGAAAATGCCGATCCTACAGTTCTTGGAGACTTAGAGCGACACTTTAATAAATTCGTTCCAGAAAATGCCCTCTACTACCAGCATGATTATGAAGGCTCAGATGACATGCCTGCACATATTAAATGCTCAACTTTAGGATGCCAATTAACCATTCCAATCTCAAATGGCCAATTAGCTTTGGGGACATGGCAAGGAGTTTATCTGTGTGAGCACCGAAATCACGCGTCGCAACGAAGGGTCATTGCAACATTACATGGTGAATGA
- the mazG gene encoding nucleoside triphosphate pyrophosphohydrolase produces the protein MLNSPASIEKLVWIMSQLRDPVKGCPWDLKQSFQTVVPYTLEEAFEVAEAIECNDFEELEKELGDLLFQVVFYAQLGKEEQRFNFADVVSAICEKLIRRHPHVFSNSDFISEDEIKANWENEKAKERNQKSRDKSKQTSVLDDIPKALPALSQAAKIQKRCAHVGFDWDNIEDVLAKVKEEVLEVEDELLATNVNNELVAEEIGDLLFAVVNLARHAEQDPEQLLRQASRKFTKRFNFIEQYHFDNRLDIKQSTLIELEELWLQAKLA, from the coding sequence ATGTTAAACAGTCCTGCTTCAATTGAGAAACTAGTTTGGATCATGAGTCAGCTGAGAGATCCGGTTAAAGGTTGTCCTTGGGATCTCAAGCAAAGCTTTCAAACAGTAGTACCTTATACTCTAGAAGAAGCGTTTGAAGTTGCCGAAGCAATTGAATGTAATGACTTCGAGGAACTTGAGAAAGAACTTGGTGACTTGTTATTTCAAGTCGTTTTTTATGCCCAATTAGGTAAAGAAGAACAAAGGTTTAATTTTGCCGATGTAGTTAGTGCCATTTGTGAAAAGCTCATTCGCCGTCACCCGCATGTATTCTCTAATTCAGACTTTATATCTGAAGATGAAATAAAAGCTAATTGGGAGAATGAAAAGGCAAAAGAGCGCAATCAAAAAAGCAGAGACAAGAGCAAGCAAACCTCAGTTTTAGATGATATACCTAAAGCGTTACCTGCTTTATCACAAGCTGCAAAAATTCAAAAACGCTGTGCTCATGTTGGCTTTGACTGGGACAATATTGAAGATGTGCTAGCTAAAGTAAAAGAAGAAGTACTCGAAGTTGAAGATGAACTTTTAGCTACTAATGTAAATAATGAATTAGTTGCAGAAGAAATTGGAGACTTGTTATTTGCCGTGGTTAACTTAGCTCGTCATGCAGAGCAAGATCCAGAGCAACTACTTCGCCAAGCAAGTCGGAAATTCACCAAACGTTTTAACTTTATCGAACAATATCATTTTGATAACAGGCTTGATATTAAGCAATCGACTTTAATTGAGCTTGAAGAGCTTTGGCTACAAGCCAAATTAGCATAG
- the relA gene encoding GTP diphosphokinase: protein MVSVRKSHQLSTENFDTWLAELDINEQKHKALEELWLRLHVHFNENLLCQQKALEMVEILAGLNMDKDSLSAAMIVPLIETDIIGLDLIEETYGKAIYTLVKGVNQMDAIRSLQQPNGAQLASGQIDNLRKMLLSMVEDVRAVVIKLAERVCNLRFVKTADEESRVLAAKESASIYAPLANRLGIGQLKWELEDISFRYLHPNTYKKIAKLLDDKRLVREQYMSDFVENIQRQLDLLNIKGNVYGRPKHIYSIWKKMQQKSLDFDQLFDVRAIRVVVDELQDCYGALGVVHTSWKHLASEFDDYVATPKPNGYQSIHTVVLGPEGKSVEVQIRTQQMHDDAELGVAAHWRYKEGNASGKAGSFDEKVNWLRKLLQWQEDVSGSEELVDELRNEVFEDRIYVFTPNGDVIDMPNGSTPLDFAYYIHSNVGHCCIGAKVAGRIVPFTYKLKTGEQLEILTSKQPNPSRDWLNPGLGYLHSSRSRSKVQAFFKHLDKDKHVQAGKETLELELQRHELGDIDFNPILKRFNVNNLNDLYAVIGSGQVKVLQVVHQLQFQLDKLKPAAEIDPKMVIRQQTEKQQVDSNGITVSGVGNLLTHMAKCCQPVPGDNIQGFITQGRGISVHRSDCEQLQNSLKHSPERVVDVQWGDKIQQNYQVAIQISAGDRQGLLRDVTTIIANEKVNVLDMSSRMDNKHRVYIMQFKLELASAQVLERLVSKIDQLDDVISVKRLRS from the coding sequence ATGGTTTCAGTGAGGAAATCTCACCAGCTTTCAACCGAGAATTTTGATACTTGGTTGGCAGAGTTAGATATTAATGAACAAAAACATAAGGCCCTAGAGGAATTGTGGCTTAGATTACATGTTCATTTTAATGAAAATTTATTGTGCCAACAAAAAGCCTTAGAGATGGTAGAAATTCTAGCCGGTTTGAATATGGACAAAGATTCATTATCAGCAGCAATGATTGTGCCTTTAATCGAGACCGACATAATAGGTTTAGATCTAATCGAGGAAACCTATGGCAAAGCAATTTACACCTTGGTAAAAGGCGTAAATCAAATGGATGCAATTCGCAGCTTACAGCAACCTAACGGGGCTCAATTAGCCAGTGGTCAAATTGATAATCTCCGTAAAATGTTACTATCCATGGTTGAAGATGTTCGTGCCGTAGTAATTAAATTGGCTGAGCGAGTATGTAATTTACGTTTTGTTAAAACTGCCGATGAAGAAAGTAGGGTGCTAGCAGCCAAAGAAAGCGCTAGCATTTATGCTCCTTTAGCCAACCGATTAGGCATAGGACAATTAAAATGGGAACTTGAAGATATCTCATTTCGTTATTTGCATCCTAATACTTATAAAAAAATTGCCAAGCTACTTGATGATAAGCGCTTAGTTCGTGAACAGTATATGAGTGACTTTGTTGAAAATATCCAACGACAATTAGATCTGTTAAACATAAAGGGCAATGTTTATGGTCGCCCAAAACATATCTACAGTATCTGGAAAAAAATGCAGCAAAAGTCATTAGACTTTGATCAACTGTTTGATGTTAGAGCAATTCGTGTTGTGGTAGATGAATTGCAAGACTGTTACGGTGCCTTAGGAGTAGTTCATACTAGCTGGAAGCACCTTGCAAGTGAGTTTGATGATTATGTTGCCACTCCTAAACCTAATGGCTATCAATCTATACATACTGTTGTGCTAGGTCCAGAGGGGAAATCAGTCGAAGTGCAAATTCGTACTCAGCAAATGCACGATGATGCTGAGTTGGGAGTCGCCGCGCATTGGCGTTATAAGGAAGGAAACGCTAGTGGCAAAGCAGGAAGTTTTGATGAAAAAGTAAATTGGTTACGTAAACTATTGCAATGGCAAGAAGATGTTTCTGGCTCAGAAGAGCTGGTTGATGAACTGCGTAATGAGGTATTTGAAGATAGAATTTATGTTTTCACACCTAATGGCGATGTTATTGATATGCCTAATGGCTCTACGCCGTTAGATTTTGCTTACTATATACACTCTAATGTAGGGCATTGTTGTATTGGTGCGAAGGTTGCCGGACGAATAGTCCCGTTTACATATAAATTAAAGACCGGTGAGCAATTAGAGATATTAACTAGCAAACAACCAAATCCTAGCCGGGACTGGTTAAACCCCGGGTTAGGTTATTTACACAGCTCTCGCTCTCGTTCTAAAGTACAGGCATTTTTCAAACATCTAGACAAAGATAAACACGTTCAAGCAGGTAAAGAGACCTTAGAGCTTGAATTACAACGTCATGAACTTGGAGATATTGATTTTAATCCAATTTTAAAACGCTTTAATGTAAATAATCTTAACGATTTATATGCGGTAATTGGCAGTGGCCAAGTTAAAGTTTTACAGGTCGTACACCAACTTCAATTTCAACTTGATAAGCTAAAACCTGCGGCTGAAATAGATCCTAAAATGGTGATCCGCCAACAAACTGAAAAGCAGCAGGTGGATAGCAATGGCATCACCGTTTCAGGTGTAGGTAATTTACTCACTCACATGGCCAAGTGCTGTCAGCCAGTGCCTGGAGATAATATTCAAGGGTTTATTACCCAAGGCCGTGGAATATCGGTCCATCGAAGTGATTGTGAGCAACTGCAAAATTCTTTGAAGCATTCGCCTGAGCGAGTAGTTGACGTGCAATGGGGTGATAAAATTCAGCAAAACTATCAAGTCGCAATTCAAATATCCGCTGGTGACCGACAAGGTCTGCTACGAGATGTTACGACCATTATTGCTAATGAAAAAGTAAATGTGTTGGATATGTCATCTCGTATGGACAACAAGCACCGTGTATATATCATGCAATTTAAATTGGAGCTTGCCAGCGCGCAAGTTTTAGAACGACTTGTAAGTAAAATTGATCAACTTGATGATGTAATTAGTGTGAAGCGTCTTCGCAGTTAG
- the rlmD gene encoding 23S rRNA (uracil(1939)-C(5))-methyltransferase RlmD: MVNFYKPKAVNKNLNQQLTVEINSLDMNGDGVARQGKKPIFVESALPGETVEIKVTEEKSKYLRAKTKKVLVVATNRVTPICKHFYQCGGCDLQHLDYEGQLAFKQQKISDLFHRNSNIEHLPWQPALHADIWHYRRKARIGVQYNKLNEATVGFRQKSSNVLTPIKRCPVLPETFADEFSDFVALINSFSSKQAISHIEVIKAEVSVVIFRQVRKLSNNDKQKLHNFNLHKPYQVALQQDDGLHFLEPQNDNYLSYKVSGCELQFTTTDFVQVNINLNAKMVNQAIQWLELDANDNVLDLFCGLGNFSLPIAKRVNAIVGVEGVQDMVDRAAMNAQSNQLSNCQFYQADLNAENNDWPWLNANNENIINKVVLDPARAGAYNAVKNIVELNVKTVLYVSCDAATMARDTKILLDNGFTLSKICLMDMFSQTRHVETMALFVRP, from the coding sequence ATGGTTAATTTTTATAAACCCAAAGCTGTAAATAAAAATCTGAATCAGCAGTTAACTGTTGAGATTAACAGTCTAGATATGAACGGTGATGGTGTTGCGCGTCAGGGTAAGAAGCCTATTTTTGTTGAGTCGGCACTGCCAGGTGAAACCGTAGAAATTAAAGTAACAGAAGAAAAGTCAAAATATTTACGAGCTAAAACAAAAAAAGTATTAGTTGTTGCTACTAATAGAGTTACACCTATCTGCAAGCACTTCTATCAATGTGGAGGTTGTGATTTACAGCATTTAGACTACGAAGGTCAGCTAGCCTTTAAGCAGCAGAAAATAAGTGATTTATTTCACCGAAACAGTAATATTGAGCATTTGCCTTGGCAACCCGCGCTACATGCTGATATTTGGCATTACCGCCGTAAAGCAAGAATTGGTGTTCAATACAATAAATTAAACGAAGCCACAGTTGGTTTTCGTCAAAAAAGTTCTAATGTGTTAACACCAATTAAAAGATGCCCGGTACTGCCAGAGACTTTTGCTGATGAGTTTTCAGATTTTGTAGCTCTAATAAACAGTTTTAGTAGCAAACAAGCTATTTCACATATTGAGGTTATTAAGGCTGAAGTATCAGTAGTTATTTTTAGACAAGTAAGAAAGCTAAGTAATAATGACAAGCAGAAATTACACAACTTTAATTTGCACAAACCATACCAAGTAGCGCTTCAACAAGATGATGGTTTACATTTTCTCGAACCGCAGAATGATAATTACTTAAGTTACAAAGTAAGTGGTTGTGAATTACAATTTACTACTACAGATTTTGTGCAAGTTAATATAAATTTAAATGCCAAAATGGTTAACCAAGCAATTCAATGGTTAGAACTCGATGCGAATGATAATGTTCTCGATTTATTTTGTGGACTTGGTAATTTCAGTTTACCGATTGCTAAGCGAGTTAATGCCATTGTTGGCGTAGAAGGCGTACAAGATATGGTTGACCGAGCTGCAATGAATGCTCAATCTAACCAATTATCTAACTGCCAATTTTATCAAGCAGACTTAAATGCCGAAAATAATGATTGGCCTTGGTTAAATGCAAATAATGAAAATATAATTAACAAAGTTGTATTAGATCCAGCGAGAGCTGGTGCATATAATGCGGTAAAAAACATTGTAGAACTTAATGTGAAAACTGTACTTTATGTTTCCTGCGATGCCGCTACTATGGCGAGAGACACGAAAATATTACTTGATAACGGCTTTACCCTAAGCAAGATATGCTTAATGGATATGTTTAGTCAAACCAGACATGTTGAGACAATGGCTTTGTTTGTACGCCCTTAG